A DNA window from Nerophis ophidion isolate RoL-2023_Sa linkage group LG13, RoL_Noph_v1.0, whole genome shotgun sequence contains the following coding sequences:
- the lrrc3 gene encoding leucine-rich repeat-containing protein 3, with translation MLMNMQEVSDMPRKSHACDRFPSMKALWGLLFGIVFASASACPTGCHCTEKSGMTVVQCMSQNLEKIPSDLPSDTVALILTSNRITKIPNHAFKELNYLQELDLSNNDIETVDVAAFQGVTDSLLVLDLANNRIHSVPKEAFDRLKAKINLSNNPWHCECVLQEVLRELRLDPESVNDVVCHTAVQEEYAGRSVIQVLDSGINFCNFHHKTTDVAMFVTMFGWFTMVIGYVIYYVRHNQEDARRHLEYLKSLPSSSQMTKDFDTISTVL, from the coding sequence ATGCTAATGAATATGCAGGAGGTATCTGATATGCCTCGGAAATCTCATGCATGTGATCGTTTCCCATCCATGAAAGCCTTATGGGGCTTGCTCTTTGGAATAGTTTTTGCAAGTGCATCTGCTTGTCCCACCGGCTGTCATTGTACAGAAAAGAGTGGCATGACTGTGGTCCAGTGTATGTCTCAGAACTTGGAGAAGATCCCATCAGACCTACCAAGTGATACTGTAGCTCTGATTTTGACATCCAATCGCATTACCAAAATACCCAACCATGCCTTCAAAGAACTAAACTACCTTCAGGAGCTGGATCTGTCTAATAATGACATCGAGACTGTGGACGTTGCAGCATTCCAGGGTGTCACAGACAGCCTCCTTGTTCTGGATCTGGCCAACAATCGTATCCACAGTGTCCCGAAAGAGGCCTTTGACCGTCTCAAAGCCAAAATCAATCTCTCTAATAACCCGTGGCACTGTGAGTGCGTACTACAGGAGGTTCTGCGGGAACTGAGGCTGGACCCAGAGTCGGTGAACGACGTGGTCTGCCACACAGCCGTACAGGAGGAATACGCCGGCAGATCCGTAATCCAAGTTCTGGACTCAGGAATTAATTTCTGTAACTTTCATCACAAGACGACAGATGTGGCAATGTTCGTCACCATGTTTGGATGGTTCACCATGGTGATTGGATATGTCATCTACTATGTGAGACACAACCAAGAGGACGCCAGGAGGCACCTCGAGTATCTCAAATCATTGCCCAGTAGCTCTCAGATGACCAAGGATTTTGACACCATCAGCACTGTTCTCTAG